CGGTTGCCTAAAGCCAAGCTGATGACAACCAagttgcccaaagcccagctgatgatgacccagttgcccaaagcccaaCTGATGACGACCCAGTTGCCCAAAGTCCGGCTGATGATaacccagttgcccaaagcccaaccgatgatgacccagttgcccaaagcccagTTGATGATGACACAGTTACTCAAAGCCTAGCAAACCATGACCCAATTTCCCAAAGCCCAGTTGATAATGCCCATGTTACCCAAAGCCCTGTTGATAATGAACCAGTTAGTTAAATCCCAGTTGATGACAACCCAGTTACCCAAAGCCCAGATGATGCCAACCCAGTTTCCCAAAAACAAGTTGTTGATGACCCAGTTGCCCAAATCCCAACTGATGATGACAcagttgcccaaagcccagctgatgatgaggCAATGGCCCAAAGCACAGCTGATGATAACCCagttacccaaagcccagctgacgACAACCCAGTTGCCCATAGCCCAACTGATAATG
Above is a window of Palaemon carinicauda isolate YSFRI2023 chromosome 6, ASM3689809v2, whole genome shotgun sequence DNA encoding:
- the LOC137643124 gene encoding uncharacterized protein, which encodes MTQQPEAHLIMTQFPKAQLMSQLLKAQQTMSPLPKSQLMMNHQADDNQVAQSPADDDPVAQSPTDDDPVAQSPADDNPVAQSPTDDDPVAQSPVDDDTVTQSLANHDPISQSPVDNAHVTQSPVDNEPVS